In Macrotis lagotis isolate mMagLag1 chromosome 8, bilby.v1.9.chrom.fasta, whole genome shotgun sequence, a single genomic region encodes these proteins:
- the NEUROD6 gene encoding neurogenic differentiation factor 6, which translates to MLTLPFDESVVMAEPQMCRKFSRETEDQKQTKKPESFSKQIVLRGKHIKRGPGEETEKEEEEDDREEEDENGLPRRRGLRKKKTTKIRVERVKFRRQEANARERNRMHGLNDALDNLRKVVPCYSKTQKLSKIETLRLAKNYIWALSEILRIGKRPDLLTFVQNLCKGLSQPTTNLVAGCLQLNARSFLMGQGGETSHHTRSPYSSFYPPYHSPELSTPPGHGTLENAKSMKPYNYCTAYESFYESTSPECASPQFEGPLSPPPINYNGIFSLKQEEALDYGKNYHYGMHYCAGPPRGPLGQGSMFRLPTDSHFPYDLHLRGQSLTMQDELNAVFHN; encoded by the coding sequence ATGCTAACACTTCCATTTGATGAGTCTGTTGTAATGGCAGAGCCCCAGATGTGCAGAAAGTTTTCCagagaaactgaggaccaaaagCAAACTAAGAAACCAGAAAGCTTTTCAAAACAGATTGTGCTCCGAGGGAAACACATCAAAAGGGGCCCTggagaagaaacagagaaagaggaagaggaagatgacagagaagaggaagatgagaatGGGTTGCCCAGAAGGAGAggcttgaggaaaaaaaagaccaccAAGATCAGAGTGGAAAGGGTCAAGTTCAGGAGGCAGGAAGCCAATGCTAGAGAAAGAAACCGGATGCATGGCCTCAATGATGCCTTGGACAATTTAAGAAAAGTGGTGCCCTGCTATTCCAAAACACAGAAACTGTCTAAAATTGAAACTTTACGCTTGGCCAAAAACTACATTTGGGCCCTTTCGGAGATTTTGAGAATCGGCAAGAGGCCGGACCTGCTCACGTTCGTCCAGAACTTGTGCAAGGGGCTCTCCCAGCCAACGACAAACTTGGTGGCAGGCTGCCTGCAGCTCAACGCTAGGAGTTTCCTGATGGGTCAGGGTGGCGAGACTAGCCACCACACAAGGTCACCCTACTCCAGCTTCTACCCACCCTACCACAGCCCTGAGCTCAGCACACCCCCAGGCCATGGAACTCTGGAGAATGCCAAGTCTATGAAACCCTACAATTACTGCACTGCTTACGAGTCCTTCTATGAGAGCACATCCCCGGAGTGTGCCAGCCCTCAGTTTGAAGGTCCCTTAAGTCCTCCCCCAATTAACTATAATGGGATATTTTCCCTGAAGCAAGAAGAAGCCTTGGACTATGGCAAAAATTACCATTATGGCATGCATTACTGTGCTGGGCCACCCAGGGGTCCCCTTGGGCAGGGCTCCATGTTTCGGTTGCCCACAGACAGCCACTTCCCTTACGACTTACATCTGCGCGGCCAATCTCTCACCATGCAAGATGAATTAAATGCAGTTTTTCATaattaa